The nucleotide sequence GCTTTTATGATACTATGTTCAGCAACAGCATCCACTTAGAAAACGGGGGTCCCTACAGCACCCATTGCAGCGGGTCGGTTAATGACCCGAACGCCACTCGATTGGCCATTAAATAGCAATCCTAAACAAGCCATAAAGTTTATgcagaaataaaattaaattaaacgaGCTCAGCCCTATCAAGTTGTCCTAATCAAGTTGTTTACGCCCATCGGGGGCGACGGAAGTGGGGATTGCGATAATGAAGAGCATTGCATCATTTCGCTTCGATTTTATCCACTTAAAGGGCTTTTACCTATACCGGATATAGGAATAACTGCTGCTGACATTTTTACTATCATTTTCCCATTCGCTGCAGATAAGTGTACTCAGGAAAAtagtaaatacattttaaaggGTAAAGAGATTGAATCCAGTGCTGCCTTTACTTTTTATTTAGCATTTTAactacaaataaatattaaataaattctggaaaaaaaataaacaaaggtttttaaattatatccAAATGTTTCGTAATAcctataatataaaaattataatatgtTTCAGTGTGTCCATTGataaaaactatatttagtttttaaaagaaattaatTAGATAGTTATCTTTTATTATAGGAACTTATCAAAATTTGATACCGCAATTAATCACTTCATATTGttttgaaatgttttaaacaaattgaaatatggtatttcatttttatgaATAACTAAAAATCTATACAAAATCCTTTTGTATAATCCTAGTAAGCATCTTTCAAAGCATCGTTATTTTTCGAGATTTTAAGAAACATTTTCGCAGTGTTGCTATTTTTGCCCGGTTGCTATGCAGGTAATTGCACCGCCATCGATACTTCCTGCCAAGCCCGCCAAGGACCTCGGGCCTGGTTCGTCACAGGAAATTGGCAGAAATTCCATTCCGATGGAGTTGTTTGAATTTTGCATGGCCCGGTGGATGGATGGTATTTATGGCCAGGTTTTCGGACGAAACATGGATAAACAAGATGCGTTAATGTGGCTTTCGGTGGAGCAAAAATTCAGCGGAAGAGCTCCGTGGGCGAGCACAAGGACGAGTGCTTCTTGTTGCGACCCGTCTGACATCCTACGGGCCGGAAGCGGTAGATCGGCTGTCCGCAAACCGGACTCCGGGCGTAGTTGCAGGTCAGCTTGAACTGGGTCAGGTTCTTGACCACGTAGCGCAGTCCGGCGCAGCCCACGTGCGAGTTGCCCTCGATGGCCATGACCGCAAAGTGGCGGTACGCTCTATGGAATGGAGAATGAAGTGGTCTCGGCTTACGGATCCCTAAAGGAGGCCTTGTAATGCAGTTAACTTACTTTTGCAGTTTCTCATCGCATGGATACAGCTCCATGTTCGCGGCGGTCATCCTCTCGGACTCTGACCACCAGGTGTTCATGGCAATGGACACGAGTTCGGGGTAGAGCATCTCCATCACTGGCTTCTCCACGCGGCGTGTCATGTTGAACACTATGATATTTTGGCCAGATCGTTGAAACCTATCCGTATTTCGACACTCGTCATGTTTGGCCTGACACATTCTCACATTGAATCCTGCCACGGCAGCCAGGTCCTCGTCCCATTGCATGGCCACCATTCGAGCGGCATGTGGCAGGGTTGAGTCCTTTCCACTGGCTAATAGATACCTCCGCTCATTGTGGTGTTTAAGGATATTATCCGCAAGGATGGTCAAGTTCACAAAGGTAATCTCCTTGGCGGCACAGGTGCGGTGAAGGCTCTGTGAAGGATATATGGGAATTAATATAGGAAATCTAAACAAGGCTCCTATAAGGTATAATTATGGTTTTTCCACAACCCAATCTTCTAGATATCAGAACCTTCAGAAAAGAGCATAGAAATTTTAATCTCAATCCAACAAAGctctaaaaaattaaaaaatgtataactcGTCTTAAAGAGATATAAGAAATAACGCCTCTATTATATAGGTAAGTCCTCTGTTAGCTTGTAATCTAAACTTTAACACAGccttacaaaataataatgataGTCATGGTATAGGACTTACACTAAACCTTACCTTATAATAGTTTTCGCAGGCCACATGGTGCTGTCCTTTGAGGCACAACTTGGGCTGGCAATAAGGACTCGGCGGCTTAGGAGTCGTTTTCAATATTGTTCTGGTTCCCTCGGTGATCACATCTTCCGGATTTACCGATATCTGACTTGTGGCCCCCCACAATCTGGCGACCAAACAGATCAGCACTATAGAAATCTTCATGGTGGATGGCTTGGCAAAAGCGGACTGTATTGCAAGCCATCGGCAATTCTGGCTTATAAAGCCCAATCAGGTACAAAAAACAGCTGAAAGTTGTTTTTTCCATTAGCCTTATCGATATCTGTTCGCGAGTCGCCATTTAATTGACACAGATATTTTATAAACACAAATTTATGCAGTGAAAAACAGTGCTGCAATTTTTTTGAAGCTGAAGTGGTAAGTGCAAAAATATGTCATGGGTTCGCCATCTACTAGGCTAAAATggagatttaaaaaaatagtaATTCCTTTTACAATCAGTTTAATAGTGATGTGGAACCACTTGTAGCccttttcgttttttttttttggtttatccatttttttaatggcTGCTGGCAGCACTGTCACCAAAATCTAATTGTTACTGACATGGGAAAAAGGACAGCGATAGAGCCGACGAAAGAGACGGCGATAGCGTCAAAGAAAGAGACAGCGACAGGCCTTGCCACTTCCCATTGTCAGTCAGTGGGCCACAAAATTGGCCGCGAAAAGTTGTAGCAAACATTCTGTTACCAAAAATGGCTGTCATCATCGTTGTCGCGTTTAACAGCTGAGTGCCTTCAGACTGAGACTCACTTTCGTTGGCTTTAACACTGGGAAAAAAGGGATCTATAAATCATGTTTTAAGAAAGGAGGGAATATTTAAGGGTTTTTGTACGGGacagatttttaaaatgatttttaacAATATTTTTAGCACCCGCCTAGCTAAATACATTTGAAGAACTTAGATACGTTACTAATAAGGGTCACAATATATTAAAGTACGATCCTAATTTCTTTGCAAATAGCAACCactaaattattaataattcaACATTGATCGTCTTGAAACATTAAcatgtttttttaaagtacatgttttttaaatcaatatctCCTGTGTCTATAACCCACATTTTTTCCCAGTGAACCGGATGTCAATGCCAATCGCATTAGAGAACATTAAATGCTATTTGGGGGTAACCACACTCGTAGAGACTTTACCAAAAACACACACCCCCGCCGCCTTTTCTCCTTTCCACCGTAAAAGCCTAATAACTCAATATCGCTCAATTGATTAAGGCCAAAGACGCTTTTGCCGGCTTGCCAGCTGAGTCGCCTTAGTCGCTAATTGTCTGACAACTGGGGCCCCAGTTGATTTGCGTGTAATTGGCTCGACATTGAAGTTCCCGGCAACTTACAAGGGACTTAATTAGCCCACCGAGGCGTGGACTTAAAGCCACCGCTTTCTGGCCTTCAAGATGAAGGCCGGAATTATGCGCAATGACTCATACCATTTCCATttcacccaaaaaaaaattatataaggCGCGCGTGCACATGTCAAGTGGGCAACTCTGGACGTCTGTCTTGTTTAGTAGGttgtaaattttaatgcaaaagAGCCACATTTTTTGTGATTTATCGCTTTGGGCCAAAGCAGCTTGAGGAGCCCCAAACCGCCGGGCCAAATCCATGTGAAAAGGGCATGCATTAAACAGCAGACAGGGGGCCAGCCTCTGGCCGGAAGTCCTTCAGCAAGGACTCCTAGATGTGGCCAGCACGCGTGCACCTGTTGCCCCATCCTGCCGCCCATCCTCCTCCTTCTTTTGGCCACAAAGTCAGTTTGTTTTGCGGAAATTTATGGCCTCGAACGGCGGTGGCCAAGGCAAATACAATTTTTGTGCCCCGGGCCCCGTGtctataatttatttttaatagaGAGACAACTTTCTTTTGCGGGCTGCCCCATAAATTTGTGCGGTATCAAAGAAAGCAGAAGTTGGGGATCGGCGGTGGAATTAATATGCAAGCGttttgcatttaaaatgtCATTATCGGTGGGTAGACGACTAAAGCCTTTGTGTTTCTGCTATCTATATATGGCTATATCCCCCGGTATGTATACACACGTACTGTATAGCTGGTATCTGGACAATACATCCGGCTCTGCTGTCAGAATTGTG is from Drosophila suzukii chromosome 3, CBGP_Dsuzu_IsoJpt1.0, whole genome shotgun sequence and encodes:
- the LOC108012686 gene encoding venom allergen-1-like; translation: MKISIVLICLVARLWGATSQISVNPEDVITEGTRTILKTTPKPPSPYCQPKLCLKGQHHVACENYYKSLHRTCAAKEITFVNLTILADNILKHHNERRYLLASGKDSTLPHAARMVAMQWDEDLAAVAGFNVRMCQAKHDECRNTDRFQRSGQNIIVFNMTRRVEKPVMEMLYPELVSIAMNTWWSESERMTAANMELYPCDEKLQKAYRHFAVMAIEGNSHVGCAGLRYVVKNLTQFKLTCNYARSPVCGQPIYRFRPVGCQTGRNKKHSSLCSPTELFR